One genomic segment of Jaculus jaculus isolate mJacJac1 chromosome 2, mJacJac1.mat.Y.cur, whole genome shotgun sequence includes these proteins:
- the Tmem74 gene encoding transmembrane protein 74 gives MELHYLAKTNSPADLCDVVDPISGGPPGSQEEVVVLRAALCCQKHCTSLPSTHGVDGSRLSPSPTSPSSSSLQDGAVIQPNFFPPGPLDSVINQMIAERKVCDCCSQELETSFAYVDENVNLEQRNLRSPLAKGSNHPGDVGWGNPNEWPHEAAISLISEDDDSNSEVTSSGKSVDYGFISAILFLVTGVLLVIISYIVPREVTVDPNTVAAREMERLEKESARLGAHLDRCVIAGLCLLTLGGVVLSCLLMMSMWKGELYRRNRFASSKESAKLYGSFNFRMKTSTHENTLELSLVEEDALTVQS, from the coding sequence ATGGAGCTCCACTACCTTGCTAAGACAAACAGCCCAGCAGATCTATGTGATGTTGTGGACCCAATTTCAGGAGGGCCTCCTGGCAGCCAGGAAGAAGTGGTGGTCCTCAGAGCTGCTCTTTGCTGTCAGAAACACTGTACATCTCTACCAAGCACCCATGGGGTGGATGGATCTAGACTTAGCCCTTCTCCCACATCCCCATCCTCTTCTTCCCTGCAAGACGGAGCTGTTATTCAGCCAAACTTCTTcccaccaggacctcttgacTCAGTGATCAACCAGATGATAGCTGAGCGGAAAGTCtgtgactgttgcagtcaagaGTTAGAAACATCTTTTGCTTACGTGGATGAGAATGTCAACTTGGAACAGAGAAATCTAAGGTCCCCCTTAGCAAAAGGCAGTAATCACCCTGGAGACGTTGGCTGGGGAAATCCAAATGAATGGCCCCATGAGGCTGCCATATCTTTGATTTCTGAAGATGACGATTCAAATTCAGAAGTTACTTCTTCAGGGAAGTCCGTGGACTACGGTTTTATCAGTGCTATCTTGTTCTTGGTCACTGGTGTATTACTGGTGATCATTTCTTACATCGTTCCGCGGGAGGTGACAGTGGATCCTAACACAGTGGCAGCCCGGGAGATGGAACGTCTAGAAAAGGAGAGCGCAAGGCTGGGGGCACACCTGGACCGCTGTGTGATTGCTGGCCTGTGCCTCCTCACACTTGGGGGGGTCGTTCTGTCCTGTTTGCTAATGATGTCAATGTGGAAGGGGGAGCTGTACCGTCGAAACAGATTTGCCTCTTCCAAAGAGTCTGCAAAACTCTATGGTTCTTTCAACTTCAGGATGAAGACCAGCACTCATGAAAATACCCTGGAACTGTCCTTGGTAGAGGAAGATGCCCTTACTGTACAGAGTTAA